A region of Clostridium acetobutylicum ATCC 824 DNA encodes the following proteins:
- a CDS encoding glycosyltransferase family 4 protein, giving the protein MKILITTDAYYPMINGVVVSTNNLYKQLKMAGHDVRILTLSYNGREYIEGDIYYLNSHFVKVYPDARIMKPFGNKVISKIVEWSPEIIHSQTEFSTMLVAKYIKRKLDIPQVHTYHTMYEDYLKYFLGGKVIRKGTMAKLLKILLNTFDEIIAPTEKVKNVLREYEVYKDIKIVPTGIDIKSFQKELSSKEREKILNHYGWKTKDKILVYVGRVAEEKNIDEIINLFKKGLNELKDIKLLIVGGGPYLSQLKELVSRYGIEDIVKFTGMVDSDQVYKYYKMGIAFVTASQSETQGLTYIEALASGCPVICKWDPCIKNLIVNGVTGFAYTDTSEFVKAVESLKSNEILRRKIISNAKQKSCEYSTENFGKSVMDIYNKVLLGRNVKKRNLVQIIRTIF; this is encoded by the coding sequence ATGAAGATTTTAATAACAACAGATGCTTATTACCCCATGATAAATGGAGTTGTGGTATCAACTAATAATTTATATAAGCAATTAAAAATGGCAGGGCACGATGTTAGAATTCTTACCTTGTCCTATAACGGAAGAGAATATATAGAGGGTGATATATACTATTTAAATTCCCACTTTGTAAAAGTATATCCAGATGCAAGAATAATGAAGCCATTTGGAAATAAAGTAATAAGTAAAATAGTAGAATGGTCACCTGAGATTATACACTCGCAGACAGAATTTTCTACAATGTTAGTTGCTAAATATATAAAGAGAAAGCTTGATATACCTCAGGTTCATACTTATCACACAATGTACGAAGATTATCTTAAATACTTTTTAGGTGGTAAGGTTATACGTAAAGGTACAATGGCTAAATTGTTGAAAATTTTATTAAATACCTTCGACGAAATCATAGCTCCAACTGAAAAGGTAAAGAATGTTCTTAGAGAGTACGAGGTCTATAAAGATATAAAGATTGTACCAACAGGAATAGATATAAAATCTTTTCAAAAGGAGTTATCAAGTAAAGAGAGAGAAAAAATTTTAAATCATTACGGATGGAAAACTAAAGATAAGATTTTAGTTTATGTTGGAAGGGTAGCGGAAGAAAAAAATATAGATGAAATAATAAATTTATTTAAGAAGGGCTTAAATGAATTGAAGGATATTAAGCTCCTCATAGTTGGTGGAGGGCCATATCTTTCACAGCTGAAAGAGCTTGTTTCAAGGTACGGAATAGAAGATATTGTGAAGTTTACAGGGATGGTTGATAGTGATCAAGTGTATAAATATTATAAAATGGGAATTGCATTTGTAACTGCATCTCAAAGTGAAACACAAGGATTAACTTATATAGAAGCGCTTGCGAGCGGATGTCCAGTTATATGCAAATGGGATCCATGCATTAAGAATTTAATTGTAAATGGGGTTACTGGATTTGCATATACGGATACAAGTGAGTTTGTAAAGGCAGTAGAGAGTTTAAAATCAAATGAAATACTAAGAAGAAAAATTATATCTAATGCAAAACAAAAGTCGTGTGAATATTCTACGGAGAACTTTGGAAAAAGCGTTATGGATATTTATAACAAGGTACTATTAGGAAGGAATGTAAAAAAGAGAAATTTAGTGCAAATCATACGAACAATATTCTAG
- a CDS encoding NAD(P)/FAD-dependent oxidoreductase: MKVIVIGGGASGIMAAISAKDLGYEVSILERNDRIGKKILTTGNGRCNITNENIITKRYHSNNPNFFEHVINEFTAENTISFFEMLGLPLISLEGGKMYPLSLQASSVLDILRIALDERDIEVITNSKITKIIRNKSSFKIISSDGAEYFADKVILAAGGMSAPKTGSDGLGMTLAASLGHRLIKTVPALVQLKLDFKSLRALSGIKFDGNIKILVDGEEKRCEFGEILFTDYGISGPPILQLSRIASYAVEEKKEVKIEVDMLPHYSRDSLKAFLENHWGTFSYRSVYDSFIGIINKKMIPILLKQCGIIDIHKYCFDLTWEEKENIFNYLKCWSFKVCGTNSYSNSQVTAGGVDTVEVNNITLESKLVPGLYFCGEVLDVDGDCGGFNLQWAWSSGYIAGKCL, from the coding sequence ATGAAGGTTATTGTAATTGGCGGCGGTGCATCTGGAATAATGGCAGCAATTTCTGCTAAAGATTTAGGCTATGAGGTTTCTATATTAGAGCGAAACGATAGAATTGGAAAAAAGATATTAACTACTGGAAACGGAAGATGCAATATAACCAATGAAAATATTATAACGAAACGATACCACAGCAATAATCCAAATTTCTTTGAACATGTTATTAATGAGTTTACAGCGGAAAACACCATAAGTTTTTTTGAAATGCTAGGTCTTCCACTAATATCTCTTGAAGGTGGAAAGATGTATCCTTTATCTCTTCAAGCTTCTTCTGTTTTAGACATTCTTAGAATTGCATTGGATGAAAGAGATATTGAAGTTATTACAAATTCTAAAATAACTAAAATAATACGAAATAAAAGCTCCTTTAAAATAATTTCTTCAGACGGTGCTGAATACTTTGCCGACAAAGTCATATTAGCAGCTGGTGGAATGTCTGCTCCTAAAACAGGTTCTGATGGCTTAGGAATGACTTTAGCTGCTTCTTTAGGTCATAGATTAATAAAGACAGTTCCAGCTCTTGTACAGCTTAAATTAGACTTTAAAAGCCTTAGAGCTTTGTCTGGTATAAAATTTGACGGTAACATAAAAATACTAGTTGATGGTGAAGAAAAAAGATGCGAATTTGGTGAAATTCTATTTACTGATTACGGAATATCTGGCCCTCCAATACTTCAACTGAGTAGAATAGCCTCATATGCAGTTGAAGAAAAGAAAGAGGTTAAAATAGAAGTAGATATGCTTCCCCATTACTCCAGGGATAGCCTTAAGGCCTTTCTAGAAAATCATTGGGGTACATTTTCTTATAGAAGTGTTTACGATTCTTTTATAGGTATTATAAATAAAAAAATGATCCCAATTCTTTTAAAACAATGCGGAATAATAGATATTCACAAATACTGCTTTGATTTAACTTGGGAAGAAAAAGAAAATATATTTAATTATTTAAAATGTTGGAGTTTCAAAGTGTGTGGTACAAATTCCTACTCAAACTCACAAGTAACTGCTGGTGGAGTTGATACTGTTGAAGTAAATAATATAACTCTTGAGTCAAAACTTGTACCAGGCTTATATTTTTGTGGAGAAGTACTCGATGTAGACGGAGATTGCGGCGGCTTTAATCTTCAATGGGCATGGAGCTCCGGATACATCGCTGGAAAATGCTTATGA
- a CDS encoding acyl-[acyl-carrier-protein] thioesterase produces MSKVVTKRNYDTHIYEVDFKGKATITSIMSYLEDIATYQTDNLGMSVQYLIDNKLAWVVYKWEIHMDKYPELGDTIEVATIPYSIRKFYAYRKYELFNKGEKIGYANSLWFLIDTERRRPCRVTEEIYKIYNLTEEDDEQIPFEKLSKPKEVSFENRFKVRYSDIDTNRHVNNVKYVSWVLENIPLEVMKDYEISDLKVMYQKETAYGETIDIVTEMKKSEGKCSFNHLITNSQGENLTLIKTDFIKS; encoded by the coding sequence TTGTCAAAGGTTGTTACTAAAAGAAATTATGATACCCATATTTACGAAGTAGACTTTAAAGGGAAGGCAACTATTACGTCGATAATGAGTTACTTAGAAGATATAGCTACCTATCAAACAGATAATCTTGGTATGAGTGTACAATATCTAATAGATAATAAGCTTGCATGGGTAGTATATAAGTGGGAGATTCATATGGACAAGTATCCAGAACTTGGTGATACAATTGAGGTGGCTACTATACCTTATTCCATAAGGAAATTCTATGCTTATAGAAAATATGAGCTATTTAACAAAGGAGAAAAAATAGGATATGCTAATTCTTTATGGTTTTTAATTGACACAGAGAGAAGAAGACCTTGTAGAGTAACAGAAGAGATATATAAAATATATAACCTCACAGAGGAAGATGATGAGCAAATTCCTTTTGAGAAGCTAAGTAAACCTAAAGAAGTAAGTTTTGAAAATAGATTTAAGGTAAGATACAGTGATATAGATACTAATAGGCATGTGAATAATGTAAAGTATGTATCTTGGGTTCTTGAAAATATACCTTTGGAGGTTATGAAGGATTATGAAATTTCAGATTTGAAGGTTATGTATCAAAAGGAAACTGCCTACGGAGAAACGATTGATATAGTAACAGAAATGAAAAAAAGTGAAGGAAAATGCTCTTTCAATCACTTAATAACTAATTCTCAAGGTGAAAATTTAACTTTAATAAAGACTGATTTTATTAAATCATAA
- a CDS encoding YhgE/Pip domain-containing protein: MKLQELKSNKNFMWKIIAIVTGAIMFIPMMYSLFYLGAFWDPYGNLSQVPVAIVNQDKSYSKDGKTYTLGNDLVKKLKDDENMKWEFVSYNEAKRGVDGTDYYAMIVVPKDFSKKIANSSSGDFKKPKLTYIANKGKNYIFSQLSYKAAEKLETEISNKITKETSQVLVDKLYDVKSSLKDASDAQNKIQDGTQKLFNGSGDLSTGLNTAYNGSQTLSSGLNTAATGSQALKSGLDTAASGSSTLGNGIYQLSNGNTTIKNGLFSALSGSSNLNGGLNQLLDGQSQIVKGSKDLLDGLSQFKSSLSNGSDMSSLSTATGAISKSSSAILQNSSQTASKAGDANQKIQDAMDALNKGDTATALSKLQDAKSDASTIQSLNSPQAPAPNKAPDNITAAATIGKISDAIPEQVKASVTETQQKAGAAVDQFIAGTSKLKQGSKQVYDGLSSAASGSKDLSSGLTQLYDGSNKLQNGLNSAYAGSLNLTTGLNTASAKTGELSTGLGTLNSGSQALNSGIGTLNTGAQTLNNGIGTLNDGTTKLKDGLNDGYNTLNNKLKFTSTTMGNFVSSPISLSDKSINTVSKYGEGLAPYFISLSLWLGAMFINLIISVVGMLKLTKNKFLNSFLGKLLVGVGLVTIQSIMLTFSLQLVLGVDSVNTAYLYLNNVFTSIVFFSIMYGLSTAFGIMATPISFVLLILQLSACAGTFPIETAPVFYRMVNKFIPMTYTVKVIRMILSGINYSDLSHNLLILLSFIVIFLVGGFGIKTLRLSIKKQVSSEAAENIA, encoded by the coding sequence ATGAAGTTACAGGAACTTAAATCGAATAAAAACTTTATGTGGAAAATTATTGCCATAGTTACTGGCGCAATCATGTTTATTCCTATGATGTATTCACTCTTTTATTTGGGCGCATTTTGGGACCCATACGGTAACTTAAGTCAAGTACCTGTTGCCATCGTGAATCAAGATAAATCTTATTCAAAAGATGGTAAAACATATACTTTGGGCAATGATTTAGTAAAAAAACTAAAAGATGATGAAAATATGAAATGGGAATTTGTAAGCTATAATGAAGCAAAGAGAGGTGTCGATGGCACCGATTATTATGCCATGATAGTTGTTCCTAAAGATTTCTCTAAAAAAATTGCCAATTCATCTAGTGGTGATTTTAAAAAACCGAAGTTAACATACATTGCAAATAAGGGTAAAAACTATATATTTTCCCAGCTATCTTATAAGGCAGCTGAAAAATTAGAAACAGAAATTTCAAATAAGATTACAAAAGAAACCTCACAGGTTCTTGTTGATAAATTATACGATGTAAAAAGTTCACTAAAAGATGCTAGTGATGCTCAAAACAAAATCCAAGATGGAACACAGAAACTATTTAATGGCAGTGGTGATCTTTCGACTGGATTAAATACTGCATATAATGGTTCTCAAACATTATCATCAGGATTAAACACTGCTGCAACTGGCTCACAGGCATTAAAATCAGGATTAGATACTGCTGCAAGTGGTTCATCTACACTTGGAAACGGAATTTACCAATTATCAAACGGTAATACAACAATAAAAAATGGTTTATTCTCTGCTTTATCTGGCTCCTCTAACCTTAATGGGGGATTAAATCAACTATTAGACGGACAATCTCAAATAGTTAAAGGCTCCAAAGATTTGCTAGATGGTTTAAGCCAATTTAAATCAAGTCTTTCAAATGGAAGCGATATGAGTAGTTTATCTACTGCTACAGGTGCTATTTCTAAAAGTTCGTCGGCTATCTTACAAAATTCTAGCCAAACTGCTAGTAAAGCTGGTGATGCTAACCAAAAAATACAGGATGCAATGGATGCGTTGAATAAAGGAGATACAGCAACTGCATTAAGTAAACTCCAAGATGCTAAAAGTGATGCAAGTACTATACAAAGTTTAAATTCGCCTCAAGCACCAGCACCAAATAAAGCTCCAGACAATATTACAGCAGCCGCTACTATAGGTAAGATTTCTGATGCTATTCCTGAACAAGTAAAAGCTTCAGTAACTGAAACTCAACAAAAAGCTGGAGCTGCAGTTGATCAATTTATCGCTGGTACATCTAAACTTAAACAAGGAAGTAAACAGGTTTATGATGGTTTAAGTTCAGCTGCCTCAGGGTCAAAAGATCTTTCATCCGGCTTAACGCAACTTTATGACGGTTCAAATAAACTACAAAATGGTCTAAATTCAGCTTATGCTGGCAGCCTAAACTTAACAACTGGTCTTAACACTGCTTCAGCAAAAACTGGAGAATTATCAACTGGATTAGGAACATTAAATAGCGGTTCTCAAGCTTTAAATAGCGGTATAGGCACACTAAATACTGGTGCTCAAACATTGAATAACGGCATAGGAACATTAAATGACGGCACTACTAAATTAAAAGACGGATTAAATGATGGTTATAATACACTTAACAACAAATTAAAGTTCACTTCAACTACTATGGGTAACTTTGTATCAAGTCCTATTAGTTTAAGTGATAAATCAATAAATACAGTTAGCAAATATGGAGAAGGACTTGCTCCTTACTTTATATCCCTTTCATTATGGTTAGGTGCTATGTTTATAAATCTTATTATATCCGTAGTAGGAATGCTTAAATTAACAAAAAATAAATTCTTAAACAGCTTCCTAGGAAAACTTCTTGTTGGAGTTGGTTTAGTTACAATACAATCTATAATGCTGACCTTCTCATTGCAACTTGTTTTGGGCGTAGACAGCGTAAACACAGCTTACTTATATCTTAACAATGTGTTTACCTCAATAGTTTTCTTCAGCATTATGTATGGATTATCCACAGCATTTGGAATAATGGCAACACCTATATCTTTTGTATTACTTATTTTGCAGCTATCTGCCTGTGCAGGTACCTTCCCTATAGAAACAGCTCCTGTGTTCTATAGAATGGTTAATAAGTTTATTCCAATGACATACACCGTTAAAGTTATAAGAATGATTCTTAGTGGTATAAATTATTCAGACTTATCTCATAACCTACTAATACTACTTTCATTTATTGTTATTTTCTTAGTAGGTGGATTTGGAATAAAAACATTAAGATTAAGTATAAAAAAGCAGGTTAGTTCTGAAGCTGCCGAAAATATAGCTTAA
- a CDS encoding NAD(P)/FAD-dependent oxidoreductase, protein MSYDVIIVGAGASGIFTAYELVKKNPKVNILMIEKGHSLEKRKCPIDGKKIKACINCSVCNIMNGYGGAGSLSDGKYNITNNFGGDLHKYVGAEEAIDLMNYVDSVLCSMGGEDAKLYSTENSKLKAKALQYDLHLLDAKVRHLGTDRNLIIMANIFDFLKDKMDIIFDTEVLNIYKGDELFNIETSNKTFSSKELILATGRSGSKWISDMCAKVGIKTKSNRVDIGVRVELPAEVFSHITDAVYESKIVYKTKKYNDMVRTFCMNPYGEVVNENTNGIITVNGHSYANPELRTENTNFALLVTNNFTEPFEDSNEYGASIARLSNMLGGGVLVQRFGDLVNGRRTNEHRMEKSFTTPTLKATPGDLGLVIPKRQLDDIIEMIYALNNIAPGTANEDTLLYGVEVKFYNSKVEVDKNLETKIKGLYILGDGSGVTHSLSQAAASGVYIARILAEKYR, encoded by the coding sequence ATGAGTTATGATGTAATTATTGTAGGAGCTGGGGCAAGCGGTATTTTTACTGCATATGAATTAGTAAAGAAAAATCCGAAAGTTAATATATTAATGATAGAAAAGGGACATAGCTTAGAAAAAAGAAAGTGCCCTATTGATGGAAAGAAAATAAAAGCTTGTATAAATTGCAGCGTATGTAATATTATGAATGGTTACGGAGGAGCAGGAAGCTTATCCGATGGTAAATATAACATAACAAATAATTTTGGGGGAGATCTTCACAAGTATGTAGGAGCAGAAGAAGCAATAGACTTAATGAACTATGTTGACAGCGTTCTATGTAGTATGGGGGGAGAAGATGCTAAGCTATATTCAACTGAAAATTCTAAACTAAAGGCAAAGGCTCTCCAATATGACTTGCATTTACTTGATGCAAAGGTAAGACATTTAGGAACAGATAGAAATCTTATTATAATGGCAAACATTTTTGATTTTTTAAAGGATAAAATGGATATAATCTTTGATACAGAGGTTTTAAATATATATAAAGGTGATGAATTATTTAATATTGAGACTTCTAATAAGACCTTTAGTTCTAAGGAGCTTATTTTAGCTACAGGGCGTTCTGGATCTAAATGGATATCTGATATGTGTGCTAAGGTTGGAATAAAAACCAAAAGTAATAGGGTGGATATAGGAGTTCGTGTAGAACTTCCTGCAGAAGTGTTTTCACATATAACAGATGCTGTTTACGAGAGCAAAATAGTTTATAAAACAAAGAAGTATAATGATATGGTAAGAACATTTTGTATGAACCCTTATGGTGAGGTTGTTAATGAAAACACAAATGGAATAATAACAGTTAACGGCCATAGTTATGCTAATCCAGAACTTCGCACAGAAAATACTAACTTTGCGTTATTAGTAACGAATAATTTTACTGAACCTTTTGAGGATAGCAATGAATACGGTGCATCTATTGCGAGGCTGAGTAATATGCTTGGAGGAGGTGTGCTTGTTCAGAGATTTGGTGATTTAGTTAATGGAAGAAGAACCAATGAACATAGGATGGAGAAGAGTTTTACAACCCCAACTCTTAAGGCTACTCCTGGCGATTTAGGGCTAGTCATTCCTAAAAGACAGTTAGACGACATAATAGAAATGATATATGCATTAAATAATATTGCACCAGGAACAGCAAATGAGGATACTCTTCTTTACGGAGTAGAAGTTAAGTTTTATAATTCTAAAGTGGAAGTAGATAAGAATCTAGAAACAAAGATTAAGGGATTATATATTTTAGGAGATGGTTCGGGGGTTACGCACTCACTATCCCAAGCTGCAGCAAGTGGCGTTTATATAGCAAGAATACTTGCTGAGAAGTATAGGTAA
- a CDS encoding adenylosuccinate synthase: MSAFIVLGAQWGDEGKGKMTDYLAQGADVVVRFQGGNNAGHTVEVEDKKYKLHLIPSGILYKNKVNVIGNGVVLDPKAMFEEVEYLKGMGVEVTPENLIVSDRAHLIMPYHRALDGASEKHRGKNDIGTTGKGIGPCYTDKAERSGIRVCDLLHPEVFKEKLKSNLEIKNAIITKVYGMDAFDYNEICEEYLAFGEKLKPFVKDTSVIVYNEIKNGKKVLFEGAQGNLLDIDYGTYPYVTSSNTIGGGVCPGAAIGPTMITSAVGIAKAYTTRVGKGPFPTELLDEMGDRIREAGFEYGVTTGRARRCGWLDTVILKQAARVSGLTSFAMTKIDTLAGIDKVKVCIGYDFNGKTIDYIPASLEDLALCKPIYEEFDGWDESVADARSYDELPLNAKKYLKRIEELTETKISIVSVGPERNHTIEVSDI, encoded by the coding sequence ATGTCAGCATTTATTGTTTTAGGCGCCCAGTGGGGAGATGAAGGAAAAGGTAAGATGACAGATTATCTTGCACAAGGAGCTGACGTGGTTGTTAGATTTCAAGGTGGTAATAACGCAGGACATACCGTTGAAGTAGAAGATAAGAAGTATAAACTTCACTTAATACCATCTGGAATATTATATAAAAATAAAGTTAATGTAATTGGAAATGGTGTTGTTCTAGATCCAAAAGCTATGTTTGAAGAAGTAGAGTATCTTAAGGGAATGGGAGTAGAAGTAACTCCTGAAAATCTAATTGTGAGTGATAGAGCACATTTAATAATGCCTTATCATAGAGCACTAGATGGAGCAAGCGAAAAACATAGAGGAAAAAATGATATAGGAACAACTGGTAAAGGTATAGGACCTTGTTATACAGACAAAGCTGAAAGATCAGGAATAAGAGTATGTGATTTACTTCATCCTGAAGTATTTAAGGAAAAGTTAAAATCAAATTTAGAAATAAAGAATGCTATAATTACTAAAGTATATGGTATGGATGCATTTGACTATAATGAAATATGTGAAGAATACCTTGCATTTGGTGAGAAATTAAAACCATTTGTTAAGGATACCTCTGTTATAGTTTATAATGAAATAAAGAATGGTAAGAAGGTTTTATTTGAAGGTGCTCAAGGAAATCTTCTTGATATAGATTACGGAACTTATCCATATGTTACATCATCAAATACCATAGGAGGAGGAGTTTGCCCAGGAGCAGCAATAGGACCTACTATGATAACTAGTGCAGTGGGAATAGCTAAAGCGTACACAACTAGAGTTGGTAAAGGACCTTTCCCTACAGAACTTCTTGATGAAATGGGAGATAGGATAAGAGAAGCAGGATTTGAGTATGGAGTAACCACTGGAAGAGCAAGAAGATGTGGATGGCTTGATACTGTTATATTAAAGCAAGCAGCTAGGGTTTCCGGACTTACAAGTTTTGCAATGACAAAAATTGATACACTTGCAGGAATAGATAAGGTAAAAGTGTGTATAGGATATGATTTTAATGGTAAGACTATAGATTATATTCCAGCTAGCCTTGAAGACTTAGCTTTATGCAAACCTATATACGAGGAGTTTGATGGTTGGGATGAAAGTGTAGCTGATGCTAGAAGTTATGATGAGCTTCCTCTTAATGCAAAGAAATATCTAAAGAGGATAGAAGAGCTTACAGAAACTAAAATATCAATAGTTTCTGTTGGACCAGAAAGAAATCATACTATTGAAGTTTCAGACATATAA
- a CDS encoding DUF1858 domain-containing protein → MVTKDMTIGEVIQKNPGAAEILMSFGMGCVCCPSALGETIEEAAMVHGIDADEIIKSLNYSKEENN, encoded by the coding sequence GTGGTAACTAAGGATATGACTATTGGCGAAGTTATACAGAAAAATCCCGGTGCAGCTGAAATACTTATGAGTTTCGGAATGGGATGCGTTTGCTGTCCTTCAGCTCTTGGTGAAACAATTGAAGAAGCTGCAATGGTTCATGGTATAGATGCTGATGAAATAATAAAAAGCTTAAATTACAGTAAAGAAGAAAATAACTAA